The genomic window TCCAAGCCCAACTCCACCATATATAAATAATGGGTTGTAAGCTTTGGCTGGTGCTTCTGCTACGGCAAGAGATGCAGCATGGGCAAATCTATTACTATTACCTATTACAAAGGAGTCAAAGGTATATTTAGGATTTAAAGTACAAGACATCTCATCATTAACTATTATGTTATCTCTATTTGATGATCTATGAGAGTTATTTAAATCAAAAGCAATTTCTCCTGAAGATATAAAGAATTCTATTTTATACCTCTTAGAAGTTAGTAATTTAATTGCATTAACAATTAATGATTTATATCTGCTTTCAAGGATACCTCTTGTAAAGTCATTAGGGACTTCTAATTTAATAGTGTCATTTTCTATAGAAAGAGGTACTATGCATTTTATCCATGTATTAAAACTAACTTCTGTTAATTCACCTTTGATTATATTTAAGGTTTTTGTCCATAATTGTTCTAGTTGGGCATTCATTTTTTACCTCCAAATTAAAGTATCCTGAATAAAAAAAATTTTTTTAAATATAAATCACAGCAAATAAACAAGAAATAAACAATATATCCACTAGTCATTTAAGGTTGTTGACAATTAGGCAAAAAAATATTCACATGTGTATAATTATCTTGAAAATAAATAAATAAAAAAATTTATTAACAAGAACAAAAAAAGATATATTCACATAGTACAAAGGTGAATAAAATAAGAAAATACGTCTAAAATATAAAAATAAAATAGTGATTAATAAAGGAATCGACAAGTTATACACAAGTTTGTCCACAACCTGTGAATAAATAATAAAAAATTAAATTTATCAACAGTTCAAAACTAATAATAACAAAAGAGTAAGGTGTATTCAAGAATTTATCCACAAAAAAGTTAAAAATAAAAAATTATTAACATACAAATGACTATCTTGACATTACTAAAGGGTATATATATAATTTAATAGTAAAACTATTTTTATGATAATATGCAATTCATTTGCTTAAAACACATAGTGATATACAGTGAATTGAGTAGTTGATAAAGGGGGTGTATTAGAATGAAGATGACTTATCAACCAAAAAAGAGACAAAGAAAAAGAGAACATGGCTTCAGAAAAAGAATGAGAACTTTATCAGGTAGAAATATTCTTAGAAGAAGAAGACAAAAAGGAAGAAAAAGTTTGACAGCATAAGGGCCGCTATAGTGGCCTTTTTCTGCAACTGCAGGAAAAAAGGAGCATCTATAAGGAGCATCTATATAGTTATGAAAAAAGAAGAAAGAATAAGAAAAAATTTAGAGTTCCGAAGAGTATACAAAAGAGGTAAATCATATTCTAATCAATTATTAGTACTATATATATACAAAAATTATAAAAATGCAAATATCAATCGAGTTGGAATATCCGTTAGTAAAAAAGTAGGGAATAGTGTAGTTAGAAGTAGAGTTAAGAGATTGATAAGTGAAGGATATAGATTGAATTGTAATGATTTAAAAACAGGTTATGATTTAGTTTTTATTGCTAGAAATACTTCGAAAGACAAAACATATCAAGAAGTAGAAAAATCGATAATAAAGTTGCTTAGAAAAGCAGGTTTACAGGTTTAAATGATTAGTTATGAAAAAAATACTTATTTATATAATAAAATTTTATAGAAGATATATTTCGCCTATGAAAAGACCATGTTGTAAGTTCTATCCAACATGTTCTCAATATGCTTTGGAGGCTATACAAAAATATGGGGTTTTAAAAGGTGGTATTATGTCTATAAAGAGAATACTGAGATGTAATCCATTTAATAAAGGTGGATATGATCCTGTTAAATAGTCTTAAGGAGGGCTTACTTTGGAGCATTTTTTTATTAATTATGCAGCCGTTGCTTTAGAAATTAAGTGGCTAAATAATGCATTAATTAAATTTTTCAATGTAATACAAAATGCAGTACATTCTCTAATTCCAAATCCTAATTTTTCTTATGGGCTGTCTATAATTTTAGTTACCATAATTATTAGATTAATATTATTTCCATTAAATTATAAGCAAATAAAGTCTACAGTTAAAATGAATGAGCTTCAACCACAATTGAAGAAGATTCAAGAAAGATATAAAAATGACCCGCAGAGACAGCAACAAGAAGTAATGAAAGCTTATAAGGAAAATGGAGTTAATCCAGTAGGGGGATGTTTACCTCTATTACTTCAATGGCCAATACTTATAGCATTATATTGGGTGTTTATGAATTTACCTGGTATAAATGGAGTTGGTTTCTTATGGATTAAGGATTTATCAATGTCTGCAAGTATGGCAGATAAAACATCTTTAATTTTACCATTGTTATCAGGAGCTACAACTTATTTATCAACAAATTTAGTTGCTTCTAAAAGTTCTGATAATCCACAAGCAAAACAAATGGGTACTATGAACATATTTATGTCTATTTTTATGACATGGATGAGTTTTAGATTTACAGCAGCATTAGTATTATATTGGGTAACAAACAACTTGTTCCAAATAGCTCAAACTGTTGTAACTAAAAATATGGAGCTAAAGAAAAAGACTAAGGAAGCAATATAAAGAAATAGTTTTTATCTAATGGATTGGGTATGTGCCTTATTTTAGTGGTTTGGGGAAGGCAGGTGTCAAGAATATGAATTTTATAGAAATGAATGGTAAAACAATAGAAGAAGCTATTCAAAAAGCTTTACAAGCTTTAAAAGCTACGGAAGATGAAGTAGATATTGAAATAATAGATGAAGGTAGTAAAGGTTTATTTAAAATATTTAGAGGTAAAGAAGCAAAGGTAAAAGTTACTGTAAAGAAAAACTACAAAGATGAGGCTAAAGATTTTTTAAGAAAAATTTTGAATACAATGGGAATATTAGCAGAGATAAAAGTTAATGAAGAAAACGATGTACTTAAAATTAATCTTATAGGTCCTAACATGGGATTAATAATAGGACATAGGGGAGAAACTTTAGACTCTTTACAGTATCTAGTTAATTTAGCAGTAAACAAAAATAATGAAGGCAAATATAAAAAAGTTACCTTAGATACTGAAAATTATAGATCTAAAAGAGAAGAGACATTAAAAAAACTTGCAGGAAAGATGGCTTATAAGGTTAGAAAAACTAATAAACCTATAAAGTTAGAACCGATGAATCCTTATGAAAGAAGGATTATCCATTCGGCTCTTCAAAATGATTTCTCTATAGTTACATATAGCGAAGGTGATGAGCCTTACAGAAGAGTTGTTATTGATTTGAAAAAGAAAGCCTAATGGGCTTTCTTTTAATTTTTTATTGATTTTATACACAAAATAATAAAGAATTAACTTAAGTTATAGTTTTGTATAATCTATATTATTTTAGGCTATGTTTTAATAAATTGTTGATTTCGTATAATTTCAAAAACAATTCTAAATTTAGTATAACTTAAGCAGCTAAGCCTTTGTAAACTCACTAAGGCTTAAACATACAAAAGTTTTTTACGCTGCAAAAGTTATACTAAATAACAATTATAATTTTTATTATAATGAACTCAACAATTTAAAATATAGCATTAGGACTACAAAAGGAAGTTTTAAAATAATGTAAAAAACAACATTCTTTTAAAACAGAGCTTTATTTTAAAACACAATGTATAATTAAAAAGATTATGAAGGGATGAATAGCATGAGAGAGTTTGATACCATTACTGCTGTTGCTACTAACTTAGGAGAAAGCGGAGTTTCTATAATAAGGGTTTCTGGTGATAAAGCTCTAAAAATAGTAAGTAGCATCTTTCAAGGTAAAAACGATAGGAAATTAGATGATATAAAAACTTATACAATGAGATATGGTTATATTGTTGATAAAGATACCGAGGAGCGATTAGATGAAGTAATAGTTAGTTTTATGAAAGGACCGAAAAGTTTTACCGCTGAGGATACTGTTGAAATAAATTGCCATGGTGGAGTTACTGTAACTAAAAGAATTCTTGAAGAAGTAGTTAAGGCCGGTGCAAGGCTAGCAGAACCTGGAGAGTTTACTAAAAGAGCTTTTTTAAATGGAAGAATTGATTTATCACAAGCAGAAGCGGTTATTGATATAATAAATGCGAAGACAGAACTTAGTATGAAATCAGCTTTAGAGCAGTCTGAAGGTAAAATTTCCAGGGAAATAAGCAAAATGAGAGATAAACTACTAGAAATTATTGCTCATATTGAAGCTACCGTAGATTATCCAGAGGATGATTTAGAGGAAGTTACAGCAGATAAAGCTAGTGGAGATTTAACTAAATTATTAAAAGAAATAGATGAATTATTAGGAAGTGCTGATGAGGGTAAGATTATAAGAGAAGGATTAAATACTGTTATAGTAGGCAAACCAAATGTGGGAAAATCATCTTTATTAAACACGCTTCTTATGGAAACGAGAGCTATAGTTACAGATGTACCAGGTACTACAAGAGATGTTATAGAGGAATTTATAAACATAGATGGTATACCTGTCAAAGTAATAGATACAGCAGGTATTAGAGAAACAGAGGATATAGTAGAAAAAATAGGTGTAGAAAAGTCTATAGAAAAGATAGAGAAAGCAGATCTTATAGTGTTAGTATTGGATACTAGTAGAGAATTAGATGAAGAGGATAAGGAAATAATAGAATTTATTAAAGAAAAAAAATACATTGTACTATTAAATAAAACAGATTTAAATGGTAAAATAGATAAGGATTATATAGAAAGATTAAACTCTGATTATGTTATAGAAATTTCAGCAAAAACAGGAAAAGGCATAGAAAAATTCAAGGGTGCTATTAAGGAATTATTTTTCAGTGGTAAGATCACAGCGAAGGATGTTATGATAACTAACACAAGACATAAAGAAGCTTTAATTAAGGGAAAAGAGAGTTTAAATGCTGCTAGGGATGTTTTAAATAACACTTTTGCTATTGATCTTGCTTCTATTGATATTAGAAATGCTTGGAAAAATTTAGGTGAAATAACAGGAGATACTGTTGAAGAGGATATAATCGACAAAATATTTTCTAAGTTTTGTTTAGGAAAGTAAGGGGAGAGATTTATGAGTTATTTTGCAGGTGAATATGATGTTGTTGTAATTGGAGCAGGTCACGCAGGATGTGAAGCTGGCCTTGCTGCTGCTAGGTTAGGAATGAAAACATTGGTATGTGCTACAGATTTGGCTAGTGTTGCAATGATGGCTTGTAATCCTAACATAGGAGGAACTGCTAAAGGTCATTTAGTAAGGGAATTAGATGCTTTAGGTGGGGAAATGGGTATAAATATTGATAATAGCTATATTCAGTCTAGAATGCTTAATACATCTAAAGGACCTGCTGTGCACTCACTTCGTGCACAAGCAGATAAAGAGAAATATTCAAAAAGAATGAAGCATGTTTTAGAGACAACAGAAAATGTTTATTTAAGACAGGCAGAAATAATAAAGATAGATATCGAAGATAAGAAAGTAAAAGGTGTACTTACAAAAAATGGAGCTTATTACAATGCTAAAACTATAATATTAGCAACAGGTACTTATTTAAAATCTAGAATAATTATTGGGGATGTTAATTATGAAGGAGGACCAAGTGGACTTTCTGGTGCAAATTTTTTATCAGAAAGTTTAATTGAAAATGGAATCAGGTTAAAAAGATTTAAAACCGGAACTCCATCTAGAATTAATAGAAGATCTGTAGATTTTTCTAAAATGGAAGAACAGAGTGGAGATGAAAGAATCATACCATTTTCTTTTATAAGTGAAAATATAGATAGAGATCAAATTTCTTGTTATTTAACTTATACAAATGATGATACTAAAAATGTAGTTCTTGAAAATATACATAGATCACCATTATATAATGGTTCAATAAAAAGTGTTGGACCAAGATATTGTCCATCTTTTGAAGATAAAATAATGAGATTTCCAGAAAAGGATAGACATCAGCTTTTCATTGAACCAGAAGGTGAAAACACAGAAGAAATGTATGTTGGAGGGATGTCTAGTTCCTTACCAGAAGAGGTTCAAATTAAAATGATCAGAACAGTTCCAGGCCTTGAGAATGTTGAGGTGATGAGAACAGCTTATGCAATAGAATATGATTGTATAGATCCTACTCAATTAAAACTTTCTTTAGAGTTTAAAGAAATAGATGGATTATTCTCAGCAGGGCAGGCAAATGGAAGTTCTGGATATGAAGAAGCAGCAGCTCAAGGCTTAATAACTGGTATTAATGCAGCTCAAAAGATAAAAGGAAAATCTCCTTTAATTTTAAAGAGGTCCGACGCTTACATAGGTGTACTAATAGATGATTTAGTAACAAAAGGTACAAATGAACCTTATAGAATGATGACTTCTCGTTCAGAATATAGATTACTTTTAAGACAGGATAATGCAGATTTAAGATTAACAGAGCTTGGGTATAAGGTTGGATTAGTTAGTGAAGAAAGATATAATAGATTTTTAAAAAGAAAAAATGCTATAGAAAATGAAATAGAAAGAATTAAGAATTTAAAAATAACTAATAAAAGAGAAGTAAATGAAATTTTAGAAAAACTAGAAACAACTCCATTAAAAAAGCCAATAAGTTTTTATGAATTAATTAAAAGGCCAGAACTAAATTACTTTATTACCTCAGAATTTGATGTTAATAGACCGGATTTACCATATGATGTGCAAGAACAAGTTAATATAACATCAAAGTATGAGGGATACATTCAAAAACAATTAGAACAAGTAGCTCAATTTAAAAAGATGGAAAATAAGTTAATACCTAGTGAATTTGATTATAATACAGTAAAAGGTCTTAGAATTGAAGCTATACAAAAACTAGAAAAAATGAGACCTGTAAATATTGGTCAGGCATCTAGAATTTCAGGAGTTTCACCTGCGGATATTTCTGTTCTTCTAATATTTCTTGAACAATATAATAGAAGGGTTACTAATAAGGAGGAATAATCTGTTGAGTGATAATAGAATATATTATGATATATTAGAAACTGCTTGTAATAGTTTAGGTCTTGAGCTAGATGAAGAAAAATATAATCAATTCATTCAGTATAAAGACTTATTAAAAGAATGGAATGAAAAGGTAAATCTTACTGCTATAAAGGAAGATGAAGAAATAATAAAAAAGCATTTTATTGATTCTATGAAGATTTTTCAATTTCATCCATTAAAAAATTCAAAGAAGATTATTGACATAGGTACTGGAGGGGGGTTCCCAGGTATACCTATGAAAATAATAAGGCCAGATATAGATATAGTTCTTCTTGATTCTTTAAGAAAAAGGATAAATGTTTTAGATGATATACTATATAAGATTGGAATAGATGATGTTATTACTATGCATGGAAGAGCTGAAGAGTATGGTGTAAGAGAGGAACATAGGGAACAATACGATGCTGTTGTTTCAAGAGCTGTAGCAAACTTGGCTGTCCTTAGTGAATTTTGTATTCCTTATGTTAAAGTTGGAGGATATTTTGTTGCTATGAAGGGTCCTTCAGTAGATGAAGAAATTGAAAATGCGAAAAAAGCAGTTTCAATTTTAGGAGGAAAAATTGAAGGTATTATAGAAGTTGATATAGAAGGTAGCGATTTAAATCACAATTTAGTGATAGTAAAGAAAGTGAAAAATACTCCTAGGAAATATCCAAGAAAAGCAGGTATGATTACAAAAAATCCTTTAGGATAGATTAATATGAAAAAGGATGGGATTACATGGAAAAGGATATTAAATACATATCTACTGATTTAATTATTCCAAATACTTATCAACCAAGAACGTATTTTGATGATAGTACTATTGAGGAACTCGCTCAGTCAATAGAGGCATATGGTATAATTCAGCCTCTTTCTGTAAGAAAAATAAGTGAATCAGAATATGAACTTGTTGCTGGAGAAAGAAGGCTGAGAGCCGCTAAAAAATTAAATTTGAAAGAAGTTCCTGCTATTGTTATAGATATAAATGACAGAGATTCAGCCGCTATAGCTTTACTGGAAAATTTGCAAAGGGAAGATTTAAATTATCTAGAAGAGAGTCAGGCATATTACAATCTTATAAAGAAACATAATTATACTCAAGAGCAATTAGCAAATCTTATTGGAAAAAAACAATCAACTATAGCTAACAAGGTTAGACTCTTAAAATTAGATGAAAGCATTAGAAAAATGTTATTAGAAAATAAATTAACGGAAAGACATGCAAGAGCATTACTTAAAATTCCTACTATTAAAATACAAAAGAAAATTTTAAATAGTGTTATAAAAAAATCATTAAATGTTAAACAAACAGAAGAATTAGTAAAAAAAGAGTTATCTAAGATAAACGGAGAAGAAATAGCTTCTGATGGCAAGAAAAAAATCAAAGGAATATTTAGTCCAAGAGTATATATGAATACTGTAAAACAAGTATTCGATAAATATGGAATAGAGGCAACATATAGGACAAAAGATATGGAAGATAAGATTCAAGTTACAATAACTATACCTAAAAAATAATACTAAAAAATGTTTCACGTGAAACATTTTTGCTCTGTTTTAAAAAATATTATTTTTTAAAACAGAGCTTAGTTTTATAATAAATTAACATAAATTTATATAATAATTTTCATTCCATCATAAGCAAAACAAATATTTGTATATTGCCTTTCTAAATTTAAATAATCATCATAAGATTTTCCCCAGTCTTCTTCAAGATGAGTTATAATTATTTTTTTTATATTAAATTGATCTTTCAATTCTTTGATTTCTTTTATACTAAATAATTCATTATTAAGAGGATTATCTTCTTTTAAAGTAAAATTATTTTTTAGAGTTTCTCCAACCACTGTATTTCCTATAATCATGATATCTGCATTTTTAAAAATATCATTTTGTGGAAATGGTTTTACGTCACATGGAGCATAAATAACTTTTTTATTATTTTCTTCAAAAACAAATATAGTTGAATAACCAGCACTAATGAAAGTTAATTTTATATCATCTAAATAAATAAAATCTTTAACTATCTTTCTTTTTATTAAAAATCTTATATTTTCGTAATAATCTAAATAAGAACCATATTTGGAATGTATAGAATTTAAATCTTCCATAACATTTTTCAAAGCTAATACTGTTATAGGACTACTACATTCTTTTCCTAGTGATACTTCAAGCCAATTAAGACGTAATTGTTCAAAAACTCTCATACCAAGAGTATGATCAGGATCCATATGACTAAATAAAACTATATTAACTTGTTCTATATTAGCATAATTTAATGATTGTACTATATCCTCAGGTGTATCAACTAATAATCTTAAATCTTCTAGATATAAACTACATCCAAATCTTGAATAAGGCTTACCTTTTTTTCGTGCTTCTTTACAAATGTTACATTGACATAATGGTTTAGGTAAAGCAGTACATCCACCACTACCTATTATTTTGAATTCCATAGTACACATCTCCTATTTTTATAAAATTGAAGTTATTAATATGGTCTTAATATAAAACAATTTAATAGTTAATTGAGGAAATTGGATAATTTCCAAACTGCATAGCTATATGCAAGTTTCATTGTTCACTGCTTCGGAAATTTGTCTTTTTAGGGTTTGAATAAGCTAAAAATATAGAATAAGCTAAAAATGTAGTAAAAAAATTTAAGGTGTTGTTCATAACAAAACTTGCTTTCGCATTCTAAGTTTTTAATTATGCAATTTTCTAAATTTATATAAAACCTATATACAAAGTAATATATTTTAAAATGTTTCACGTGAAACATTTTATATTTACTATAAAATGTATTCAAAAAAGTTAATATATAGTAAAATACTTATTAAACAGTTTACTATATTAATTTAATTTTGAAAACATATTTATTAATTTTCCATAAGATATTATAATGGATATAAAGATGAAAAAGGAATAATTGTGTCAAAATCAGTTTAATATAAAAAATTAAATATTAAATTAATAGTATTATAAATTGTCTCTGTATAGTCGAATATATGAGGAAAAGGGTGATAATATGAAAATTATATGTGTTTTTAATCAAAAAGGGGGAGTAGGCAAGACTACTACAAATATAAATTTATGTGCTAATTTAGCCTTAAATGGACATAAAGTTTTGTCAATTGACATAGATCCTCAGGGGAATACAACAAGTGGACTTGGAATTGATAAAAATAAAATACAATATTCTATATATGATGTTTTAGCAACAAAGACTCCACTAAAAGAAGCAATTATAGAAAGTGAGCTCATAAATAACTTTTTTATAGTTCCATCTAATATAGAATTAGCAGGAGCAGAAGTTGAACTTATAAATAAAGAGAATAGAGAAAGTATATTAAAAAACAAAATAAAGAAATTAGACAAAGAATTCGAATATATATTTATAGATTGTCCTCCATCCTTAGGATTTCTTACTATCAATGCTTTAAGTGTAGCTGATTCTGTTTTAATTCCTATACAATGTGAATTTTATGCCTTAGAAGGAGTTGGACAACTAGTAAATACAATACAACTTGTTAAAAAGTCATTAAATAAAGATTTAGAAGTAGAAGGCGTAATTTTAAGTATGTATGATAATAGAACCAAATTGTGCAGTGAAGTAGCTAATGAGGTAAGTAAGTATTTTAATGATAAAGTATATAAAACCAAAATCCCTAGAAATATTAGACTAGCTGAAGCACCAAGTTTTGGTCTCCCAATAATGCTTTACGATGATAAGTGTAAAGGAGCTGCAGCATATGAAAAATTAGCTAAGGAATTTTTAAAAAGACAAGGAAGTGATAAATAATGGCTAAGAAATATGGGTTAGGAAAAGGATTAGGAGCTTTAATACCGGAAGAAAAAGGAGAAAATAATTCAACACTTAAGATAGATATAAATTTGATAAAAGCTAATGAAGAACAACCAAGAAAAAATTTTGATGAAGAAAAGATAATGCAGTTAGCAGAATCTATTAAAGAACATGGTATAATACAACCTTTAGTTTTAAAAAAAGAAGGGAATATTTATGCCATAATTGCTGGTGAAAGGAGATGGAGGGCTGCTAAAATCGCAGGTTTGAAAGAACTACCTTGTGTTATATTAGAACTTTCAGAAAAAGAAGTATTAGAAGTTTCTTTAATTGAAAATATTCAAAGAGAGGACTTAAATCCCATTGAAGAAGCTTTAGCCTATAGAAAACTAATAGATGAGTTTAAACTAACACAAGAAGAATTAAGTAAAAGAATAGGAAAATCAAGAACAGCAATATCAAATTGTATGAGATTATTAAATTTAGATAGTAGAGTTCAACAGTATTTAATAGAAGGTATAATAAGTGAAGGGCATGGAAGAGCATTATTAGGTATAGAAAATAAGGAAATGCAATATAAGTTAGCCCAAACTATAATTGACGAAGAATTAAGTGTAAGAGAAACAGAGTCATTAATAAAAAACCTTGGTAAAAAAAATAAATCTACAAAAAAAAATATAAATAAAAATAATCCTTATTACAATGATGTAAAGTCAAAATTGGAACATTTGTTTCATACTAAAGTTATTTTAAGAGATAATGGAAACAATAAAGGGAAAATTCAAATAGAATACTACTCAGAAGAAGATTTACAAAGAATTTTAGACGTACTAAATTTAGAGTCTATTTCATAATAAATATTTTAAAACAGAGTAAAGGATAACTTGTAGGTCCAAGTAAATGTTTAGTACCTCATAACTTTAAATAATATTAATAAAACGACTATATATTGGAATAATGTTTCACGTGAAACAATTCAAGAAAGGATGACGAGAATGACAGAAGCGATTTCAATTTTTAAGCAATTTCAGCCGTATATAACTATAATATTAATAGTTGCTATAATAGCATTATTAATAGGCATGAGTATAATGGCAAAATCTATAAATAGATTAGAAGCAAAATATAGAAAGTTAACAAGAGGAGTTAATAATAAAAATTTAGAGGAAGTAGTAGTAGAATATTTAGATAATATAGATTCTGTAAAAGCAGACACAGAAGAAATAAAAAAACAGCAAGAGGAATTAAGTGAAAATTTAAGAGGTTGTATTCAAAAGGTATCTGTAATGAGATACAAAGCTTTTGATGATATAGGAAGTGATTTAAGTTTTTCAATAGCTTTACTAAATGATGATAATGATGGAGTAATACTTACAGGAATTTACGGTAGGGAAGACAGTACAGTTTATGCAAAACCAGTAGATAAAGGTATTTCAAGATATGACTTATCAGAAGAAGAGAAACAAGTTTTAAGAGAATCTAGTAATCAATAAAATAAGTAAATATGAATAAAAAGGGGTATGTCTTAAAAGTCAGCCCCTTTTATGATTTTGCACTAATTTTTTTGTTTATTTTATTTAAGGCAATGTCAAAATTGGAGAGGTTTTTAGTACCAATGGTTTTTAATATAGTATGATAGATACCTCTAGAAATAACATCTGCAAGGTGCATAACAGTGTATAGCCTAGTATTTTGTAAAACCATGAATTCTAGAGAACCAGATATATTGACGATACCAGTTATACTTATATTACCTACTTTAGGTAGATTTTTATTCATAGCAGCTCCAGGGGAAAGGGGTTTATCTTCAATTATTATACTTCCTATATTTTGTATGCTTCCAAGACATGCATCTATAGCAATAATATAGGGATTTGTATATTTCTGATTGATTTCTTTAAGTATCTTAGTAAGATTTTTAGCATGTACAGGATATTCTAAAGTTCCGTAGAGTATAAAATTATTTTTTACTATTGATTTGATTTTGTTACCAATAAGAGGACCAAGACTATCTCCAGTTGATCTATCAGTGCCTATGCATAAAAAAATAATAGGGCGTTTTGTTTTTAGTGTATCTTCAAGTTTTTCACATAAAATATCCCTTATTTTATATGGACATCCTATTTCCATTGAGTCTAAAATAATCTTATCTTCCATAGAGAAAACCTCCTTTTTTTACATTATGTACAAAAAAAGAGGTTAATATACAAATCTGCACTTTAAATTATTAAGATATTTTAATATTTACAAGTTAAAATATAATTAAATAATTTCATACTTACAGAAACTAATAACAAATTGTAATGACTCTAGATTAAATGAGTGATTTTAATCATAATAGATATCTATTAAATAAGTAATTTTGTGAAAAATTTAGTTTAATTAAGCTTGTATTATTTTTATAAAATTGAATATATAAGTTTAATTAAGCCAAATATTATAAATGCAATTCCTAAAAATAAGATTAGCCATTTCATATATACGGATGCTTTTTTTGGATTACTATTTTTAAAAATATTAAATCCTTTATAAGCCATATAGTTTAATGTTGCAAACCAAAATATCATTCCAATTAAGATAGATAAGAGAAATATATGATAAGTAATAGTACTTTGATCTCTCCATAGCTTTATTACTGTACCACTAAGTCCAAGCCACAGGGTAGGGGTCATAGGGTTAGTAAAAGTTAATACAAATCCAGATAAAAAAGGATAGGTGTTGTATTTTTGTGACTTTGATTCACTATAATCACCTAATTTTTTCAAATCATTATATTGCATTATAACGAGGATAAACCCTGAGATAACCCAAAAAATACCTTCTGTGGATTTATTATACTGTAAAAGTTTAGCTAAACCACAGTTTATTAGAAATAAATAGGTCATATCTGCACTAATAGCTCCAACAGATACCATAAATCCATTTTTAAAGCCTTTAGATATAGTATTATTGACAGATTCAATTGCTGCAGGTCCTAATGGAAGAGAAATTAATATGCCTGTAGTAAAACCGCTAATTAAAGCTTTTATTATGTTAAGTAAGTTTCCCATGAAAATACCTCTTTGTTTTATTTTTACGTGAGAGTTCTATATACCATTAATATTATAGCTTAATTTATT from Clostridium sp. MB40-C1 includes these protein-coding regions:
- the mnmG gene encoding tRNA uridine-5-carboxymethylaminomethyl(34) synthesis enzyme MnmG, whose product is MSYFAGEYDVVVIGAGHAGCEAGLAAARLGMKTLVCATDLASVAMMACNPNIGGTAKGHLVRELDALGGEMGINIDNSYIQSRMLNTSKGPAVHSLRAQADKEKYSKRMKHVLETTENVYLRQAEIIKIDIEDKKVKGVLTKNGAYYNAKTIILATGTYLKSRIIIGDVNYEGGPSGLSGANFLSESLIENGIRLKRFKTGTPSRINRRSVDFSKMEEQSGDERIIPFSFISENIDRDQISCYLTYTNDDTKNVVLENIHRSPLYNGSIKSVGPRYCPSFEDKIMRFPEKDRHQLFIEPEGENTEEMYVGGMSSSLPEEVQIKMIRTVPGLENVEVMRTAYAIEYDCIDPTQLKLSLEFKEIDGLFSAGQANGSSGYEEAAAQGLITGINAAQKIKGKSPLILKRSDAYIGVLIDDLVTKGTNEPYRMMTSRSEYRLLLRQDNADLRLTELGYKVGLVSEERYNRFLKRKNAIENEIERIKNLKITNKREVNEILEKLETTPLKKPISFYELIKRPELNYFITSEFDVNRPDLPYDVQEQVNITSKYEGYIQKQLEQVAQFKKMENKLIPSEFDYNTVKGLRIEAIQKLEKMRPVNIGQASRISGVSPADISVLLIFLEQYNRRVTNKEE
- the rsmG gene encoding 16S rRNA (guanine(527)-N(7))-methyltransferase RsmG, yielding MSDNRIYYDILETACNSLGLELDEEKYNQFIQYKDLLKEWNEKVNLTAIKEDEEIIKKHFIDSMKIFQFHPLKNSKKIIDIGTGGGFPGIPMKIIRPDIDIVLLDSLRKRINVLDDILYKIGIDDVITMHGRAEEYGVREEHREQYDAVVSRAVANLAVLSEFCIPYVKVGGYFVAMKGPSVDEEIENAKKAVSILGGKIEGIIEVDIEGSDLNHNLVIVKKVKNTPRKYPRKAGMITKNPLG
- the noc gene encoding nucleoid occlusion protein, producing MEKDIKYISTDLIIPNTYQPRTYFDDSTIEELAQSIEAYGIIQPLSVRKISESEYELVAGERRLRAAKKLNLKEVPAIVIDINDRDSAAIALLENLQREDLNYLEESQAYYNLIKKHNYTQEQLANLIGKKQSTIANKVRLLKLDESIRKMLLENKLTERHARALLKIPTIKIQKKILNSVIKKSLNVKQTEELVKKELSKINGEEIASDGKKKIKGIFSPRVYMNTVKQVFDKYGIEATYRTKDMEDKIQVTITIPKK
- a CDS encoding MBL fold metallo-hydrolase, which translates into the protein MEFKIIGSGGCTALPKPLCQCNICKEARKKGKPYSRFGCSLYLEDLRLLVDTPEDIVQSLNYANIEQVNIVLFSHMDPDHTLGMRVFEQLRLNWLEVSLGKECSSPITVLALKNVMEDLNSIHSKYGSYLDYYENIRFLIKRKIVKDFIYLDDIKLTFISAGYSTIFVFEENNKKVIYAPCDVKPFPQNDIFKNADIMIIGNTVVGETLKNNFTLKEDNPLNNELFSIKEIKELKDQFNIKKIIITHLEEDWGKSYDDYLNLERQYTNICFAYDGMKIII
- a CDS encoding ParA family protein; this translates as MKIICVFNQKGGVGKTTTNINLCANLALNGHKVLSIDIDPQGNTTSGLGIDKNKIQYSIYDVLATKTPLKEAIIESELINNFFIVPSNIELAGAEVELINKENRESILKNKIKKLDKEFEYIFIDCPPSLGFLTINALSVADSVLIPIQCEFYALEGVGQLVNTIQLVKKSLNKDLEVEGVILSMYDNRTKLCSEVANEVSKYFNDKVYKTKIPRNIRLAEAPSFGLPIMLYDDKCKGAAAYEKLAKEFLKRQGSDK